A region from the Eublepharis macularius isolate TG4126 chromosome 13, MPM_Emac_v1.0, whole genome shotgun sequence genome encodes:
- the LOC129341556 gene encoding cell death activator CIDE-3-like, whose product MDYAMKSLGFFSPRSLSRCVSAGSTPVTPKRWTMPTPHARPYRVSNWDRTLRKGIMADSLRDLLEKVHLALPVVGTITLVLDEDGTIVETEEFFQTLQEGTVFLVLTKGQSWYPVKTSGYQLALSHKPPHRYDVACVTFDLYKTNPEDFIGCLNFKATLYGAYSISYDMRCYGARRLMKEALRWTLLTMQATGHVLIGSSCYVQQLLDASEEEKQGSEDSPLALRRLCSLPSRKMLQ is encoded by the exons ATGGATTATGCCATGAAATCTCTGGGTTTCTTCTCCCCACGATCTTTGTCCAG GTGTGTGTCTGCTGGTTCCACCCCCGTGACCCCAAAGCGATGGACCATGCCCACTCCTCATGCCCGGCCTTATCGAGTGAGCAACTGGGACCGTACCTTACGCAAAGGGATCATGGCAGACAGCCTACGGGATCTGCTTGAGAAG GTGCATCTTGCATTACCAGTGGTGGGGACCATCACCCTTGTCCTGGACGAGGATGGCACCATTGTGGAAACAGAGGAGTTCTTCCAAACACTGCAGGAAGGCACAGTGTTCCTCGTGCTGACCAAAGGACAATCCTGGTATCCAGTGAAG ACTTCAGGCTACCAGCTCGCCCTGTCTCACAAACCTCCCCACAGGTATGATGTGGCCTGTGTGACCTTCGACCTCTACAAGACCAACCCAGAGGACTTCATTGGCTGCCTGAACTTCAAAGCCACACTGTATGGCGCATACAGCATCTCATATGACATGCGTTGCTATGGGGCCAGAAGGCTCATGAA GGAAGCCCTGCGTTGGACACTCCTTACCATGCAAGCGACTGGCCATGTCCTCATTGGCAGTTCCTGTTATGTGCAGCAGCTGCTGGATGCCAGCGAGGAGGAAAAGCAAGGCAGTGAAGACTCCCCCTTGGCTCTGCGCAGACTCTGCTCACTTCCTTCCCGAAAGATGTTGCAGTGA